Sequence from the Carassius gibelio isolate Cgi1373 ecotype wild population from Czech Republic chromosome A7, carGib1.2-hapl.c, whole genome shotgun sequence genome:
GAGCACGGCTCTGGCGATGCTCTCCCAGGCGCGGTCCACCTTGAAGCCCGTGTCCAGGTGCATCAGCCACTTCCCGTAGAGCACGCTGTGATTGAGCGCCAGCTCTCTGATGGTGTGGAAGCTGATGCTGCGGCCGCTCTCTAGCAGTGTCTCCCAGCTGTCCTGCAGACCCTCCACATCTCCGCTGTCCTCCCAGTACTGCGGCCCTCGCACACAGATCCAGCCCACCGGGCCCTCGGCCCCACAGCGGCTCACCTGCGACGGCCTGTTCGACTCCAGCCAGCTGCTGAACTCTGCTCGGGGCGTCTTACGGGCGTCGAACACGATCCAGGGGTCCATGTCTGCAGCCATGGCCTCGGCGGCGTAGTCCTCGGCCGAGAGGAGCTCAGCGGGCCCCGGGGCCGCCTCCTCCGTCATACTGACGCTGtgggacacacagagacacagcgTGCATCACTCACTGGGCATCTCCACACTTACACTTCTGTTATACTTTAGAAACTCTTAAATTAGACTTGTCTCACTTGGCAAGGTTATGTCTTGTTATTACTCATTTAGACTGTTCTCTCAGTTTTGAGTCTGTATCAGAATACTGATCTGAATTCTTGGGTTGGCATCTCACGTGACACTCTTCCTCGAAAttgagtttacattttttaaatattttctcacTTTCAGTTTGTCTCAGAATTCTGTTTACTGAAGTTTGTCACATAGTTTTCACTTCTTCCTCACAGAAATGATGAGTTATTCTAGTTCGCGTCTCTGTTGAGATTATATTTCATGAACATTATCTTACTATTGTAAATCTATATCACATAGAGTTGTGATTGTCTTCTCCTCAGAATTGGGTTTATACTCTTGATTTCGGTTTTAGTTAGTAAATGTGACGGACTATTTCTCTCTCAGTTCTGGTGTTCTGATGAGCTGCGAGCAGACACTGAAGAAGTGTTTTCTTCGGCTTTTGCGGGATGTCACACTAAAGCGCACATCTCATCACAAACCCATTTAATATGCTCGCTCTCGTATTAAACATATCAAAAGTGTAAAAGTCTCACTCTGATGTGTGTTTTTCTAGCAAAACTCTGCTGAGTCACTGCGCGGCTCTCACCCGCTTTCCGCCTCAACACTTCCGGTTTCCGCTTCGTCgtcttcttctttcttcttcttcttctttcttttttcaagtttaatggcggttggcaaaccaaaCTTAAATGGTGCATTCCCGCCACCTACTGGATTGGAGTGTGGATAACGTTATGGTAGTAGTGACCTAAATCCTGTTACTTGTCGTCTTCTTCTGGTTATTTCCATAGGGGTTATTTCCGAGCGGCAACCTCGCGCTccctctcgtgaagccaataaggaagtgactaaaactgcaattcatcgactggccgcttgaggcttggctgcagaagagagtcagttccatagactccccatgttaaaatgacCAACTTTTAACATGGGGTTTTTTTCAtggctaattttgcccttcatgacaactgtgaggggggtgaatttttttgtaacttatccgtttaaattatattaagccttaaagttctgcataattaagggcgtggccacctGAGTGACAGGTGGATCGCCGCTGCTGACAATCCCGTCgcactaggtgggcgtggcttcagcaatcagctcccgcctttttgcccattttcgattatccgggggagtcgcgcggtgacgcgctgccaagatagcgatggcccgctctgcacactttaggcttcaaaaccgcaattgaggagtctatgggtgacgtcacggacactacgtccatatttgtTTACAGTCTATGCTATGGTTATTTCCCGTCGGCTCATTCCCGCGATGGAGTGTGACGCGCTGGTGTTTAAcgaagacaacaacaacaaagataataaaaatgatatttaatatatacCGATTCTGAATACGTGTTTGTTTTAAGTAACTTAGTCTCGGGATGTAACTTTATTGAAACACCCGGAAGCAGAAAGGAGCCCCGTAAAGCAGCGAGAACGCGCGCAGCAGAAAGCGCGCACACACTGCGCCGTAAAATGTCGATAAGTGTCGCAGCGACGGCTCCGCGGGAGACAGGCTTCATCCTCCAGATCCGCGCGGGATGCCGAGCAAGAAGAAGAAATACAACGCCAGGTTTCCCCCGGTGAGactcaaacactctctctctctcacacacacacgggctCAGAGGCACACACACTACATGAGCGCGTTAACTGCGCGAGAGAAGTTAGGAGAGAAACGGTCGGCTAGCGGCTAAGAGTTAGCTTGCTAGTCGATCAGCGGGTTTAATCGGGTTTAATTTCAGACAGACCGTCAGTTTGTGCCGTGAGGGAGTGTATTCGATCACATTTACTCAAAACTAATGTTTTACTGAGAGGATGTGCTCATCGGAGGGTTAGTACGATTGCTAGCTAACctctttttctgtgtgtgtgtgttgatctaaTGTGAAGTGTTTTACAGATGTTCAGACTCTTGAGTGTGAACGTGCCTGTAGTACGAGATCTGATCCGATTTGTTCAGCTGTTGTTGATGACGTGTAGTCAGACATGTGCTTGTGTTGACATCTCtcacttctctctctcacacacacacacacacacacacacactctcacatcaCGCCTGACTGACTCTGGATTCTCTCTCAGAGATGAAGCTGATCACTGTCACTCACTCAAGGGTGTTTGTGTTTGCTTCGCAGGCCAGGATCAAGAAGATCATGCAGACAGATGAAGAAATCGGGAAAGTGGCCGCAGCAGTTCCTGTCATCATCTGTATCCTTCGGCTCTCACAGCAGAAAATCATGATTGTGTGCAGTAGACCTCGACGCTACAAGCACACCCAGATCTTTTGATTCCATAACGTTGTCTTCTGTAGTTTTAAGTGCTTTATATAATGCAGCTCcaatttaaggaatagttcacccaaaatcataAATGTGCTCAACCTCAGTTCATCCCAGATCAGGAggagtgtttcttcatcaggtttgtagaaatgtagcactgcatcagtgtctcatcaatggatgctctgcagtgaatgggtgccgtcagaatgagagtctgataaaaacatcccaataatccacagcactccagtccatcagtgaacatctggagaagacaaaagctgaaacacatccagcattaagatgattttaactcaaacacatagagtctataatccataataacacttcctccagtgaaaaagtgcatctgctgttgtctctcacagattagtttagatctgtttaatcactgcatgatctgtgcagatttctctcctgattcggaCCAGAACACCTAAGAGCGTCTGTCAAGCGTGTGTTTCAGTTTCGTTATGTCTGCTCTTTCCTTGACTGTGGTCTGAGCTCGTGCTCTGGAGCTCTTCCTGGAGTCTCTGCTGACCAAAGCGTGTCACGTCACACAGTCACGCAACGCCAAGACCATGACCACCTCACACCTGTGAGTCTCAGCCGGCACCTGTGTCGTTCCAGCCGCTCTCGGGCCCAGtccctcatgtgtgtgtgtgtgtgtgtgtgtgtgtgtgcaggaagcAGTGCATCGAGCTGGAGCAGCAGTTTGACTTCCTGAAGGATCTGGTAGCGGCGGTTCCTGACATGCAGGGCGAGGGAGAGGAGAACCACACGGAGGGAGAGAAGATCCCACGCAGGTCAGAGCGCAGTCTGAaacacgtttgtgtgtgtgtgtgtgtgtttatagctgaagtaagtgtgtgtgtgtgtgtgtgtgtgtgtgtgtgtttcagaggtcGCAAGCCCGGCTCAGGACGTAAGAACGGCAGAGCTGGAGCCAAAGGCAAAGACAAGAAACTCTCAGGCACTGAATCGGAGCAAGAGGTAAAGGGGGCTGTGTGACACTGTGTCCCACGATGCAATGCTCTCTTTACCTTGACTCATTTCCTGGAATATAAGTCATGTTTTTAACATGCTGTAATTtagcatgttttattttgtgtttaggaGGATTCAGAGGACAGTGAGACAGACGGAGAGGAGGATGAGGATTCGTCTCAAaccagcacaaacacacagcctGCAGTGTTCTTCCACAGGTACAGCTCAGACCACCACACACCACCCCAGACCAAAACAAACCTCCACAGACCACCACAGAACACCAAAAACCACTACAGAAAACCACAAACCACCACAGACCACCACACACAACAGACTATTCCAAACCATCACAAACACCATAGAACACCACAAACCACCACAGACCACACCAGACCACATCAGACCAGCGTCTCAGGGTTTAACTGCATGTCCTGTGCTCTGGTTGAGTTTCATCCTGTCAGAACTTTGTATCAGAGCACTGTATAAAAACTGTCCATGCATTTGAGTTGAATCtaaactaataaacttaatgggtctcattcatgaaacacgagcagaacgaatttttgtgtaaatcgcgtgtaaagtggttttggtgTAAATtgtcggattcattaaaacgttcgtattttccaaatgttagttggtacgaaagaaatctacacctgctcccagccacgcgtaaatagtgcgtttaacttctgaatgttttgctcattaatacggctgcattttaattcaccttaatcgggtacatatttacacagcattttgaaaaaatatatatatatatattaattacatacggtttttcttttaacttttattatgagagccagtaataggatctgtaatatgctgccaaacttcctttttaggacctgatacgccactagtacgcttgaaaataaaatgtggcgttttgaatgaacttctgataataaaacttcaatttctgcagctgagaaatgtttctttttcagtcgcttttgagaagacattttgaaatccttcgtttggtgtcataatatgatgctcatatatagttgtcagtcggatttaatgggcgggatttatggtaattgagaatgagcgtgcacgcgcgtcccatttacgactgattggaattcattaacacacacacacacatttcactatcacatctgacgtttacgaagtttttgtgaatcaggagaagagttttcgggaagttctttttacgcgcaaatcactcagatatttactcgtatatttacaaatgtttcatgaatgagacccaatgagaTCATATTGGTCCATCATACAGAATTGAAACAGCTCAGATCTGTGCACTTTAAAAGAAGAAAGGCCATAGTTTCTTATCTTCTAGCAGTGGATGATAGATCAGTGTTTTTCTGAAAGCATTAGTGTTAGGGATCGTCTCTGTGAGGAGTCTCAGCTCTgagcagcaggtggcgctgtgtGCTTCAGAAACAGCTGTACTCCACTCACTTCCTGTTCCTCACATCACTTCAACCTGATCTGTTTAACCCTTACATGACTCCACACCTGCTCTTCTTCATGAGCTCCAGTGTGAGGGTGAACACTAGAGCGCCACCTGCTGCTACACTGAGCTCAGACTCCATCATTCAGAACATCTGATCCATGTACCTTCCTGTTTCAGCTTATTACAGAATCATTTTCAGAGGCAGTTATTAATCAGCCTGAGTCTTGATAAATCACTGCATTTATACAGTTTAAATATGAACAAGgttattttagcatcactgaGGTACTATTGTAGTTTATATACCGTTCTGTGTGCTAatggtctctctctgtgtgtgtgtgtgtgtgtgtgtgtgtctgtgtctctctccctgtgtgtgtgtgtgtctctctctctctctctgtgtgtgtgtgtgtgtctctttctctgtgtgtgtgtgtgtgtgtgtgtgtctctttctctctgtgtgtgtgtgtgtgtgtgtgtgtctctctccctgtgtttgtgtgtgtgtgtctctctctctctctccgtgtgtgtgtgtgtgtgtgtgtctctctctctctctccgtgtgtgtgtgtgtgtgtgtgtgtctctctccctgtgtgtgtgtgtgtgtgtgtgtgtctctctctctctctccgtgtgtgtgtgtgtgtgtgtgtgtctctctccctgtgtttgtgtgtgtgtgtgtgtgtgtgtctctctctctctctccgtgtgtgtgtgtgtgtgtgtgtgtgtctctctccctgtgtttgtttgtgtgtgtgtgtgtgtgtgtgtctctctctctctccgtgtgtgtgtgtgtgtgtctctctctccctgtgtgtgtgtgtgtgtgtgtgtgtgtgtgtctctctccctgtgtttgtgtgtgtgtgtgtgtctctctctctctctctccgtgtgtgtgtgtgtgtgtgtgtctctctctctctgtgtgtgtgtgtgtgtgtgtgcagggaggCGGCGCTGCAGTGTGTTCCCGTGAGCtcccagcaggtggcgctgctGCCGGCCGTCCCACACAAGAACGAGGAGGAGGACGAGGAGGACTACGACTCATAGctgctctcttctcttctcttctcttctctctcctctcttctcttctctcttcttctgTAGAGCGAGGCACAGACGAGCACCTCAGCACCCCTAGCTCCTCGTCTAGATGTGTTTTAAGttgttttaatcttattttatggTGCAGGAGCAGCTGAGGTGTTTGTGGAGAAGCGAGAGTCCTTCAGTTCTCCTGTGGCTCGTGTTTCTGATGTTTTAAGCTAGTTTTATGATAACAGCTCGTCTGTCGTCTGGCAGTGCTGTCGTGCAGGTTTGAACTCTTCCCCGGACGAGGCACGCGTGTATCGATGGTTTCCTCTTAGTTTTATGTTCTGGACTCTTTTATTGTTTGCTGTGAAGCTGGAGAGAGTCTCGTGACTTCTCTCGTCTGTTCACTTTTAACATGCTCTTGATTTTGTATGAGTGAAATAAACTTGAGGTTTCAGTAATGTGCTCTTTCATTGTGTGTCCTGGCTAATAATATAAACGAACACTAGATCCAATCACATCTCAGTGCTGGGTAACATCTGCTGACGGCGCTCCGAAGAAAATATCAGCTGAGATATTAACACTTAGCAGGTGCTGT
This genomic interval carries:
- the ca7h11orf68 gene encoding UPF0696 protein C11orf68 homolog yields the protein MTEEAAPGPAELLSAEDYAAEAMAADMDPWIVFDARKTPRAEFSSWLESNRPSQVSRCGAEGPVGWICVRGPQYWEDSGDVEGLQDSWETLLESGRSISFHTIRELALNHSVLYGKWLMHLDTGFKVDRAWESIARAVLDGKIGSAKVSPRDPRSDPRHVICVYNQNFTDEEQVMRLDSVIRAAGVKCVMYYKPDVYTYLGIYRNNRWKICPTIYESMFDLESVPRRSHIINKVTNQEVT
- the LOC128017492 gene encoding dr1-associated corepressor isoform X1, which gives rise to MPSKKKKYNARFPPARIKKIMQTDEEIGKVAAAVPVIISRALELFLESLLTKACHVTQSRNAKTMTTSHLKQCIELEQQFDFLKDLVAAVPDMQGEGEENHTEGEKIPRRGRKPGSGRKNGRAGAKGKDKKLSGTESEQEEDSEDSETDGEEDEDSSQTSTNTQPAVFFHREAALQCVPVSSQQVALLPAVPHKNEEEDEEDYDS
- the LOC128017492 gene encoding dr1-associated corepressor isoform X2, whose product is MQTDEEIGKVAAAVPVIISRALELFLESLLTKACHVTQSRNAKTMTTSHLKQCIELEQQFDFLKDLVAAVPDMQGEGEENHTEGEKIPRRGRKPGSGRKNGRAGAKGKDKKLSGTESEQEEDSEDSETDGEEDEDSSQTSTNTQPAVFFHREAALQCVPVSSQQVALLPAVPHKNEEEDEEDYDS